The Hemiscyllium ocellatum isolate sHemOce1 chromosome 14, sHemOce1.pat.X.cur, whole genome shotgun sequence genome includes a region encoding these proteins:
- the LOC132822217 gene encoding coiled-coil domain-containing protein 71-like, with the protein MSRCPPEGPAVQAWSRIPVVGPRALEDALSVWSPLSPDPLQSQSQLLSFVAGLRDEGYLPTVLRSRDVYGYTSSTCQVPAGASPGPGASPGPGASAGPGASASGDSPAQGEASSRSSSSAGSGRKKPRKRPQCNGWLRPPASGVRLGESPGRRPRGPDRRPPPAPAPAPARPRDTDTDTDRERESGRRVQQQQLHSLKARPRPRPRPRPRPRARAQQEAGPRRLQLQLLQSQVIKVDDSSSDEEVRRKAQRILRVNLSPVIRISPIPYPPR; encoded by the coding sequence ATGTCCCGGTGCCCCCCGGAGGGCCCGGCCGTTCAGGCCTGGTCCCGGATCCCGGTGGTGGGGCCTCGGGCCCTGGAGGACGCGCTGTCCGTGTGGAGCCCCCTGTCCCCGGACCCGCttcagtcccagtcccagctgctgagCTTCGTGGCCGGGCTCCGGGACGAGGGCTACCTGCCCACCGTGCTCCGGAGCCGGGACGTGTACGGCTACACCTCGTCCACCTGCCAGGTCCCCGCGGGGGCGAGCCCGGGGCCGGGGGCGAGCCCGGGGCCGGGGGCGAGCGCGGGGCCTGGGGCCTCGGCCTCCGGTGACAGCCCGGCCCAGGGAGAGGCCTCCAgccgcagcagcagcagcgccgGCTCCGGCCGGAAGAAGCCGCGGAAGAGGCCGCAGTGTAACGGCTGGCTGCGGCCTCCCGCCTCCGGGGTCCGGCTCGGGGAGAGTCCGGGGAGGAGGCCGCGGGGCCCGGACAGGAGGCCGCCCCCAgccccggccccggccccggCCCGGCCCCGGGACACGGACACGGACACGGACCGGGAGAGGGAGAGCGGCCGCCGGGTCCAGCAGCAGCAGCTGCACTCGCTGAAGGCCcggccccggccccggccccggcccaggcccaggccccgGGCTCGCGCTCAGCAGGAGGCCGGCCCCCGGCGGCTGCAGCTGCAGCTGCTCCAGTCCCAGGTGATCAAGGTGGATGACTCCTCCTCGGATGAGGAGGTTCGCAGGAAAGCTCAGAGAATCCTCCGGGTCAACCTGTCCCCAGTGATCAGGATCAGCCCCATCCCCTACCCCCCCCGCTAG